In Aedes albopictus strain Foshan chromosome 3, AalbF5, whole genome shotgun sequence, the following are encoded in one genomic region:
- the LOC109428102 gene encoding LOW QUALITY PROTEIN: uncharacterized protein LOC109428102 (The sequence of the model RefSeq protein was modified relative to this genomic sequence to represent the inferred CDS: deleted 2 bases in 1 codon), whose product MFSTAEQLKRRTPKDGINRREYITLLVDEYYETSNLEAQQQVTANLANFAYDPINWNHLKQAKAHELFVEILTGSVVDPALLVHAAAGICNICLDGQVTEYLRLGGTLKQIRALIERYPTRGELVGHLLTLLVYVNRDSLEGDFRSVLVTLKQGSNKSVSNLATVLLGAMRLILQFRRLLSSSFSTGQVFSSSRVFRREDLQKFAEFTGDSNPIHRRDDQSFVNGALLNATTAGIIGSNFPGYVVTSQEFRFPNRCRVDEEVEFEVKVEGLRKIVNVSYECKQGEQTVFEGRAKLFAVEGGS is encoded by the exons ATGTTCAGCACCGCCGAGCAGTTGAAACGTCGCACACCGAAAGACGGCATCAACCGGAGAGAATACATCACCCTACTGGTGGACGAGTATTACGAAACATCTAACCTTG AAGCTCAACAGCAGGTAACGGCCAACCTAGCGAACTTCGCATACGACCCCATCAACTGGAACCATCTCAAGCAGGCGAAAGCTCACGAACTGTTCGTTGAGATATTGACCGGTTCGGTGGTGGATCCGGCCTTACTGGTTCATGCAGCGGCTGGAATCTGTAACATCTGCCTAGACGGCCAAGTGACGGAATACTTGAGACTTGGTGGAACCCTGAAACAGATTCGGGCTTTGATTGAGCGTTATCCGACCAGGGGAGAACTGGTGGGTCACCTGCTGACGCTATTGGTCTACGTGAACCGGGACTCGTTGGAAGGCGATTTCCGATCGGTTTTGGTAACATTGAAGCAGGGATCGAACAAATCGGTGTCCAATTTGGCAACGGTTCTGCTAGGGG CAATGCGGCTGATTCTTCAGTTTAGACGGTTACTGAGCAGTAGCTTTTCCACTGGTCAGGTTTTTAGTTCCAGTCGGGTGTTCCGGCGAGAGGATTTGCAGAAGTTTGCGGAGTTCACCGGAGATAGCAATCCGATACACAGGAGGGATGACCAGAGCTTCGTAAATGGAGCGTTGTTGAATGCAACGACAGCCGGGATCATTGGGAGCAATTTTCCGGGTTATGTGGTAACATCGCAAGAATTCCGGTTTCCCAATCGATGCCGGGTGGACGAAGAAGTTGAATTTGAGGTCAAAGTTGAGGGACTGAGAAAGATTGTAAACGTTTCGTACGAATGCAAACAAGGCGAGCAAACGGTTTTCGAGGGGAGGGCGAagttgtttgccgtggaggggGGTAGTTAG